In Clostridium swellfunianum, a genomic segment contains:
- a CDS encoding glycoside hydrolase family 35 protein, with protein MAKFEARNGRFFYNESEIRIISGSIHYFRVVPEYWRDRLEKLKACGFNTVETYVPWNLHEPQPEQYNFAGMADIEGFIKIAQELGLLVIVRPSPFICAEWEFGGLPSWLLKDRNMRLRCAYKPFLDRVDKYYDILIEKMKPLLCTNGGPIIAMQVENEYGSYGNDKEYLKYIEKALIKRGIDVLLFTSDGPSDLMLGGGTLPNILKTANFGSKAEEAFKKLREYEKEGPLMCTEFWIGWFDQWGNEHHIRDAKDVAEVFEDILKAGSSVNFYMFHGGTNFGFYNGANYFEKYDATVTSYDYGSLLSEDGEPTDKYYLVKELISKYQTAPEVKLSTNIRKKTYGEVRITEGSALFDILPSIAEPIYTPYVQTMEEVDQDYGFILYRTEIKGPWKGATMSFMDMHDRAQIFVNGQYKGTVHRNDLKKDIVLDFEEDSNKLDILVENMGRINYGPYLKDFKGISDNVKLDYQFHYGWEIYPLPLNNIEAIKFDNLPENLQKDKPMFYRASFNIKEVGDTFLDLEGWTKGVVFINGFNIGRYWNIGPQKKLYIPGPLLKEGNNKIVIFEQHAAEKLVIRFTDKPF; from the coding sequence ATGGCTAAATTTGAAGCTAGAAATGGTAGATTTTTTTATAATGAAAGTGAAATACGAATTATTTCAGGAAGTATTCACTACTTCAGAGTGGTGCCAGAATATTGGAGAGATAGACTGGAAAAGTTAAAAGCCTGTGGATTTAATACAGTAGAGACCTATGTGCCTTGGAATTTACATGAACCTCAACCAGAACAATATAATTTTGCAGGCATGGCTGATATTGAAGGATTCATAAAGATTGCTCAGGAGTTAGGCCTTCTTGTTATAGTAAGACCATCCCCTTTTATATGCGCAGAATGGGAGTTTGGAGGATTGCCCTCCTGGTTGCTTAAGGATCGTAACATGAGATTAAGATGTGCATATAAGCCATTTCTTGACAGGGTTGATAAATACTATGACATTCTAATTGAAAAAATGAAACCTTTATTGTGCACAAATGGCGGACCAATAATAGCTATGCAAGTAGAAAATGAATATGGAAGCTATGGCAATGATAAGGAATATCTTAAATATATTGAAAAAGCTCTTATAAAAAGAGGAATAGACGTGCTCCTGTTTACGTCTGACGGACCAAGTGATCTTATGCTTGGTGGCGGAACCCTTCCTAATATTCTAAAGACCGCAAACTTTGGGTCAAAGGCAGAAGAAGCCTTTAAAAAACTTAGGGAATATGAAAAGGAAGGCCCATTAATGTGTACAGAGTTTTGGATTGGCTGGTTTGACCAGTGGGGGAACGAGCATCATATAAGAGATGCTAAAGATGTAGCAGAGGTTTTTGAAGATATTCTTAAAGCAGGAAGCTCAGTGAATTTCTATATGTTTCATGGCGGAACTAATTTTGGCTTTTATAATGGAGCTAACTATTTTGAGAAATATGATGCAACGGTAACAAGTTATGATTATGGTTCCTTATTAAGTGAAGATGGTGAGCCTACAGATAAATATTATCTTGTTAAGGAGTTAATAAGCAAGTATCAAACTGCTCCTGAGGTCAAGCTCTCTACGAATATCAGGAAGAAGACTTATGGAGAGGTAAGGATCACTGAAGGCTCTGCACTTTTTGATATACTTCCTAGCATAGCTGAGCCAATATATACTCCATATGTTCAGACAATGGAAGAAGTTGATCAAGACTATGGCTTCATATTATATAGGACAGAGATAAAGGGTCCATGGAAAGGTGCTACTATGTCCTTTATGGATATGCATGATAGAGCTCAAATATTTGTTAATGGTCAATATAAAGGAACGGTGCATAGAAATGATTTGAAGAAGGATATTGTACTTGATTTTGAAGAAGACTCGAACAAACTTGATATTCTTGTTGAAAACATGGGTAGAATCAACTATGGTCCATATCTAAAGGATTTTAAAGGAATAAGTGATAATGTTAAGCTTGATTACCAGTTTCACTATGGGTGGGAAATATATCCGCTACCTCTAAACAATATAGAAGCGATAAAATTTGATAATTTACCTGAAAATCTTCAGAAAGATAAACCAATGTTCTATAGAGCAAGCTTTAATATTAAAGAGGTGGGAGACACGTTTCTTGATCTAGAAGGATGGACAAAAGGTGTTGTATTTATAAATGGTTTTAACATAGGCAGGTATTGGAATATAGGTCCGCAGAAGAAGTTATATATACCAGGCCCACTCTTAAAAGAGGGTAATAATAAAATTGTAATATTTGAACAGCATGCTGCTGAAAAACTTGTTATTAGATTTACTGACAAGCCTTTTTAA
- a CDS encoding arylsulfatase: MKPNVILIEVDQMRGDCIGVLGYSVVETPYLDTMVRNGYLFNNAYSATPTCVPARAAILTGMSQRSHGRVGYMDKVDWNYEHTIASEFMNAGYHTQAIGKMHVYPTRNLCGFHNVVLHDGYFHYCRNSNVSIIEHFNQCDDYLNWLKEKNCNIDLLDCGLECNSWISRPWMYSEELHPTNWVTTQSIDFLRKRDPRKPFFLKMSYVRPHSPLDPPEVYYNQYINEYIKDSPIGDWADTEDKKGAGQIFNCSKGMVNKKALRRAKASYYGLITHIDHQIGRFLQVLDEYNCLNNSIILFTSDHGDLLGDHNLFRKTYPYQGSIAVPFIIYDPGNLLGRERGRVISDIVELRDIMPTLLDIAGLDIPDTVDGKSVRTLIEGSSDSWREYLHGEHSGGIISNHYIVTDKDKYIWYSQTGQEQYFDIYKDPHEIQDLIKDENYASRINYLRRQLIKELEGREEGYTDGKNLIVGKSPLACLSHIL; encoded by the coding sequence ATGAAACCAAATGTAATTTTGATAGAAGTAGATCAAATGCGTGGAGACTGTATTGGAGTACTAGGGTATTCAGTAGTTGAAACTCCTTATCTTGATACTATGGTGAGAAATGGATACTTGTTTAATAATGCATATTCAGCAACACCAACTTGTGTTCCAGCAAGAGCTGCTATACTTACAGGAATGTCTCAGAGATCTCATGGAAGAGTAGGGTATATGGATAAAGTTGATTGGAATTATGAACATACAATTGCTTCAGAATTTATGAATGCTGGATATCATACTCAAGCTATAGGAAAAATGCATGTATATCCAACAAGAAATCTTTGTGGTTTTCATAATGTTGTTTTACATGATGGATATTTTCATTACTGCAGAAATTCTAATGTTTCAATAATTGAGCATTTTAATCAATGCGATGACTATTTAAATTGGTTAAAAGAGAAAAATTGCAATATTGATTTGCTTGATTGCGGGCTTGAGTGTAATTCATGGATATCAAGACCTTGGATGTATAGTGAGGAACTTCATCCAACAAATTGGGTAACAACACAATCTATAGATTTCTTAAGAAAGAGAGATCCGAGAAAGCCATTCTTCTTAAAGATGTCTTATGTAAGACCACATTCGCCATTAGATCCACCAGAGGTTTATTATAATCAATATATAAATGAATATATTAAAGATTCTCCTATTGGCGATTGGGCTGACACGGAAGATAAGAAAGGTGCCGGGCAAATATTTAATTGCTCAAAAGGTATGGTTAACAAAAAGGCATTAAGAAGGGCAAAGGCTTCGTATTATGGCTTGATAACTCATATTGATCACCAGATAGGAAGATTTCTGCAAGTGCTTGATGAATACAACTGCTTAAATAATTCCATTATATTATTTACTTCTGACCATGGTGACTTACTTGGAGATCATAATTTATTCAGAAAAACCTATCCTTATCAGGGGAGCATAGCTGTTCCATTTATTATATATGATCCAGGTAATTTATTAGGAAGAGAAAGGGGAAGAGTTATTTCTGATATTGTAGAGCTTAGGGATATTATGCCTACATTATTAGATATAGCAGGTTTGGATATCCCAGATACTGTAGATGGTAAAAGTGTTAGAACATTGATAGAAGGCAGTTCTGATTCTTGGAGAGAATACTTACATGGTGAACATAGTGGAGGAATAATTTCTAATCATTATATAGTTACCGATAAAGATAAATACATATGGTATTCTCAAACAGGTCAAGAACAGTATTTTGACATCTATAAGGATCCGCATGAGATTCAAGACCTTATAAAGGATGAGAATTATGCCTCAAGAATTAATTACTTAAGAAGGCAGCTAATAAAAGAACTAGAAGGAAGAGAAGAAGGCTACACTGACGGCAAAAACCTTATAGTTGGAAAAAGCCCGCTAGCTTGTTTGAGCCATATACTATAA